A genomic region of Desulfosarcina ovata subsp. ovata contains the following coding sequences:
- a CDS encoding type II toxin-antitoxin system Phd/YefM family antitoxin encodes MPTLSATEARSKLYRLIDQTALSHEPIVITSKRGNAVLLSEDDWRAIQETMYLLNIPGMRESIREGLATPVEDCKEELDW; translated from the coding sequence ATGCCGACTTTATCAGCCACTGAGGCAAGATCGAAACTTTACCGTCTTATCGACCAAACCGCCTTGTCCCATGAACCAATTGTAATTACAAGTAAAAGAGGCAATGCTGTTCTTCTATCCGAGGACGATTGGCGGGCAATCCAAGAAACAATGTACCTGTTAAACATCCCAGGCATGCGCGAGTCAATTCGTGAAGGTTTGGCAACACCTGTTGAGGATTGCAAAGAGGAACTCGATTGGTAA
- a CDS encoding Txe/YoeB family addiction module toxin: MVNYKVVFTKQAQKDAKKLSASGFKTKAENIIEILRENPYQTPPFYEKLVGDLAGAYSRRINIQHRLVYEVIEDQKIVKVIRMWTHYE, encoded by the coding sequence TTGGTAAATTACAAGGTCGTTTTTACAAAACAAGCACAAAAAGACGCGAAAAAATTATCCGCCTCCGGTTTCAAGACAAAGGCCGAAAATATTATCGAAATATTGCGGGAAAATCCTTATCAGACCCCTCCTTTCTATGAAAAACTTGTAGGCGATTTAGCTGGCGCATATTCCCGTCGTATAAATATTCAACACCGACTGGTCTATGAGGTTATCGAAGACCAAAAGATTGTAAAAGTTATCCGTATGTGGACACATTATGAATAG